The DNA window GCGCCCAAAAAACCCACGGAATGGGCTCATCTCGGCCGTGAACAAGTTAACACACGTTGGGCACCACCAACCCCTGTATGGGCGATAAAATCAGCGGCTTGAATCAGCTTCTTTTTGCCGCTCCCTTCTCCGTTTCTTCTGCTCCCTGATGTACGGATACCTCGTTATGTGGCCGCAGTTGAGGCACTTGATGACAACGTGGCCGTTCCGGAGCCTCACCCTGGCGTTGACGCCCGGGACGAGGAATGTGTGACAGCTCTTGCAGTAGCGTCTTTTCCACTTCCTGGGCATCCTTATCCTGGCCTTCTGCTGAACCGCGAGGGCTATCTCCACGTAGCGGTTGGCCAGCTCGGGCTCGTAGGGGAAGACCCTCTCCGCGAGGGTGAAAAGGGTCTCAATCCTCTCGCGGGCAATTCTGCGCTTTTCCCTCTGCTCCCTCTGGCGGATGAACTTTTTCTTGCTCATGGTATCACCGTATCAGTATCAGCTTTCCCGGAAACGGCTCGTAAATGTAGCCGTTGGCTATAAACTTTTCAATCAAGTTGAGGGCGTCCCGCTCGTTAAAGCCGTTCTTCAGCATCTCTCTCAGGAACTCCTCCCGGGTAACTTCTCCAAAGGGGCTTGTGGAGGCGAGGTCGTGGAATATCTGGAGGGCCTTCTGGGCACGGACATCGTAGGGGATGTAGCGCGCGTACTCCTTTTCGAGCTTCATTATGACCTCGGGCCGCTTTTTAATGAGCTCGCCAAAAAACACGCTCCACTCGTTCAGTATCGTATCGTCGATCTCTCTGACGTCTTTAACCGCCCTGTCAGTTACTTTCCCGTAGAACCGAGTGATAGCTCCAAAGAGCCTGCTGTCAAGATAGAACCTCATCCCCAGGTGGAGCACGCCGCTGGGGGTTGTCAGCTTCTCAAACGTTTCGCTGTACTCTTTCCTGCCCCATCTCCTCCATTTCAGATGCTCGTCCCTCAGTCTGCTCAGCTCCTCGTGGCTCATTGAGAGATAGCGCTCCCTGTTGATGAAAATGGTCACGAGCAGATTGGGAATCAGCTGTTGGAATTCCCGGTTCTCCTCGAAGTATGGCTTCTCATCCCACGGCATGAGCACAAAGGGGGTTTCGGAGATTTTGGCCAGGGGATCTGTTGGATTTGCCTCGACATCCCGGGGCAGCAGACCGATCGCCCTTTTGTTTACTATATGCCCCTTGCTCCATTTCGGCACTCTCACCAGCCCTCTCCTGGAGGAGGGGGTGTAGTATTTCATGTCCGTCCCGTTGGGGTTGCGTATCCGGAAATCGATGTCCAGTACTGGGTCGATTATCTCGAGGGCGGTCTCTTTCCTCAGGCGGACCTCCCACGGCAGGCTCGACTGGAAGTATTTCAGGGCCTTCCAGAGGGCCAGGAGCCCCATGTTTTCCCCGTACTTGTAGACGGTGTACTCAAAGCCCTCGCCCCATTGGGGGGCCTCACTTCCCCAGAGGATATACGGGACGCCGTAGAGTGAATAGATAAGG is part of the Thermococcus celericrescens genome and encodes:
- a CDS encoding ribonuclease P protein component 4; this encodes MSKKKFIRQREQREKRRIARERIETLFTLAERVFPYEPELANRYVEIALAVQQKARIRMPRKWKRRYCKSCHTFLVPGVNARVRLRNGHVVIKCLNCGHITRYPYIREQKKRRRERQKEADSSR